The segment GACCAGCCCTCTTCGACCGGGGTGGGGGTATGGTTAAAAAGATTGTAGATGGGGATGAGTCCGTCTTTGCGGGTGAGGCCGAGCCAGGTGGAGAGGCTTAAGCGGGGGTGGAGGATCTTCAGGCTGGTGGTGTCAAAGCGGCTGGGTGGGGTGTGGGGATCGCCGCGGAGCATGAGCATCGCCTCGCGCAGGCGTTGCGAGGGGTTGGTGAGGCCGAAGATTTCGGGGATGGAGAGTGGCGAGGTGGTGATGTCGCTCATGAGGGGGGATCCGTTTTATTGATCAGGGTTTTTTGATTTGGGGGAGGTGGGTGGGGTTGGTCTCGGGTTTGGGCTCGTGCTGGTGCTCGTACTGGTACTCGTACTCGTACTGGTACTCGTACTCGTACTGGTAGCTGGTGCTGGTACTCGTACTCGTACTGGTTGCTGGTGCTCGTACTCGTGCTGGTAGCTGGTGCTCGTACTCGTACTCGTGCTGGTGCTCGTGCTCGTACTGGTGCTGGTGCTCGTACTCGTACTCGTACTCGTACTCGTACTGGTAGCTGGTGCTCGTACGGGTAGCTGGTGCTCGAACTCGAGTTGGTGCTCGTGCAGGTGCAGGTGCTCTCGGCGTTTGTGATGGCGGTTGGGTTGAGGGCTCGTGAGGTCTCGGTGTTGGATGGGATGAGCGGCTAGAGGGCTTTGGAGCGTTTTTTTCGGGATCGGATGAGCGTTTGGAGGGCTTTAGAGCGTTTTTTTCGATCATGGATGAGCGATTTGAGGGCTTTAGAGCGTTTTTTTCGATCATGGATGAGCGATTTGAGGGCTTTAGAGCGTGTTTTTCGGGATCGGAGGAGCGAGACGAGGGCTCGGGAGCCTTCGGGGGCTTCATCGCGTCGAAAAAAAGGTGTTTCGGGGCATGTTTTGCATCCTAAATCTTGAACGGGCGTTCAGTCCATGGGGCGCGGGGTCGGGTCAGGGCCGGGCCTGGCGTTCGTTTTTGCGGTGTTTGGCGTAGGCGATGGCGACGCCCGCGGCGGAGAGGCCCAGGGTGGCGGCCAGGAGCAGCCAGAAGAGGGCGCCGGAGGAGGGCTCGGCGTTGGAGAGGTCGCGTAGTTTGATGTCGAGGGTGCTGAAGCAGCGCTCGATGGGGGTGTTCCAGGCGTGGAATTGCGCGGCGCCGCCCTCGCCAGCGGGGAGGTTAGCGAAGGTGGGGTCGAAGCAGGCGTCGAGTTCGGTGCGAAAGCGGGTGTGGGTGGCCTCGGTGATGTCGCCTGTGGCAAGGGCCTGGTCGAGGAGCTCGTGGCGGCGTTGGTGGTAGTCTTCCAGGCGCGGCAGCGCGGCGCTGGCTTCGCGCAAAAAGTCGGCGCGGTGGCGCATGACGCTGAAGTCGGCGTCGTCTTGGAGCTCGCCAGTGGCGTCGCAGTCGGCCAGGGCGCGGGTGCGCCAGGCGTCCAGAGCTTGCATGGACTGGCGCGTGGGGTGGTCGGCTTCGAGGCGCTCCACAAGTGCCGAGAGCTCGCCGGGGGTGGGCATGGCGGCGACGGTCTGACAGCGGGAGTTGGAGGCGGTCTTGGCGAGTGCGGGCTGCGCGCTGGCCAGGCTCAGGGTGGTGAGGGCAGCGAACAGGATGGCGAGGAGGAGGGGGTGGCGAGACATCGTTTGCTCGGGTGGGGGATCTGTGGGGGGCACAGCATGGCAGGGAGGTGGTGTGGATGCCAGCCGGAGTTGGGGGGGGGAGGGTGAGCGTGGGTCAGGGGGGGAGGTGACCCAGGGTCGTTGCTGGAGGTGACCCAGGGTCGAGCTTGGAGGGTGACCCAGGGTCGTGTTTGGAGCAGCGAATATGCGGGTGGGAGGTGACCGTGGGTCGTGTTTGGAGCAGCAAATATGCGGCTGGGAGGTGACCGTGGGTCATGGCGGAGGATGACCCGGGGTCGAGTTGGGAGGTGACCGTGGGTCGTGTTTGGAGCAGCAAATATGCGGTTTGGAGGTGACCCAGGGTCATGGCGGAGGATGACCCAGGGTCGTAGTTAGGAGGTGACCGTGGGTCAGCATCTAGGGGCGGGGTTTTGTGTCTAAGGTGTTGAAGTGGTTTAGTTTTTCGGGCTTTCGGGGGCGTTTTGCGCATGCTTGACATTTCATCGGCGCGTAGCAAGCTGGGCGCCGACGTGGGGGGCGACCAACTTTTGAGCGAATCCGGAGTAAACGATGCGAGACAAGATGTGGTGGATGGCCGCGGTGCTCAGCGGTGCGGTGATGGTGGCCGGCTGCGGTGGCGATGAGGTGCAGGGTCATGACGACGCGGGCGGAGACGATGTGGGAGATGTCTCCGACGCGGGCGATACGGGCGTCGACGATGGGGGTGACGACGCCGACGTCGATGCGGATGCCGATGCGGACATCGAAGACGACGCCGGGGCGGATGCCGATGTGGACGTCGAAGAAGACGCCGGGGCGGATGCCGATGTGGACGATGATGCCGGCGATGTGGTCGTGCCCGATGATTGCCCGTCGGGGCAGCGCGCCAACAAGACCAGCGGGGAGTGCGAGGTGGTGCCGACGCTGCTGGTGTATACCCAGGATCTGAAGTCCTACGTGGATGGGGAGTTGGCCTCGGAGATGCGCGGGATGCTGGTGTGCGCCAGCGCCAGTGAGAACAACGGAAGTCTGCCGCGCGTGGCGCTGGCCCAGGGAGAGCGCTGCCGGGTGTATGGCGAAGGGCTCTCGGAGCCGCCGGAGGTCACTGCGTACAATGCCGGTCCGATCACGGTCTTCGGGGTTAATCCGATAAACCCGGCAGCGTTTTCGCCGAGTGAGTTCGGGTCGTGTTATCAGCCGCCCTCCGAGTTTTTTGGGCAGCAGTTTGTGTTTGATCCGGAGGCGGAGCTGCGGGTGGTCTCAGCGGGCACGGATGCGGAAGTGGAGGTGCAATTCCCGGCCTTTGACCGCACGCTTCAGACGATCGCGCCGGCCGATTTTACCCACGACCCTATCGCCCCGGGTGAGGAGATGGTGCTGAGCTGGACGCCCAACGCCGATGCCTCGGAGGTGCGCATTGATGTAGACGCAAGCGGTGCCGACGGCACAAGCGTGAGGATCGTGTGTGAGGTCGCCGATAACGGGCGCTACGTGATCCCGGCGGAGCTCACCGCGTATCTGCCGGAGGAGCGCACCAGCGATTACGTCTACCTGGAGCAGAGCCACACCGAGCGCATTGAGCCCGAAGACTCCAATGTGCTGATCATGCTCTCGGCCGGCGCGGCGGTGCGTAAGCGCTGAGGTCGGATCAGGGTGGGGAGAGATGACCGTGGGTCGTGTCACGCGCTGTGTTTATGCGGGTGAGAGGCGACCCACGGTCGTATAAAGGTCTTGGTTGGAGGTGACCGTGGGTCGCGCCAGATGTTGTGTTTATGCGGGTGAGAGGCGACCCACGGTCATGTGGGAGGCGTGATCAAAAGTAGGGCTCGCCATGGCAGGTGGTGGGCTCCTGCTCGGCGTCGACCTGCAGGGTGAAGGTCTCGTCGCCATGGACAACGGTGTATTCGCCGGGCTCCAGCGCGGGGATGGCGCAGGTGGCCTGGAGCTGGCCGCAGTCGTCGGTGCAGGCGCCCCCGGCGGTGCTGGTGTCGAGGTAGGAGGCGGCGGAGGTGAGCGTGATGGTGGTGCCATCGACGCTGGCCTGGCAGCTGGCCTGAGGGGCTTCGGAGCAGCTTGAGGAGAGGCAGACCGGAAGCGTGACGCTCAAGGAGGGGATGTCGCGATCGCTGTAGTCCTGCGGATCGTCGGCCAGGTGCAGGCAGACGGTGCCTTCGTTCTCGAACTCGACGCGTTCGGGGTCGTCGTCGAATACGCCGCAGGCGGCGATGAGGGGAATGGCGAGCAGGGTCAGGGCGATGCAGCGAGCAGAGAGCATGGGGGATCCTTCAGAAATCAATGTGGGGAGTGTCAGAAGATTGAGGTTGTGTGGGGCTGGAGGGCCTTATGAAGCGTTTGCCTCCAGACAGCCTGTGGGCTCGGAGGGGACGTCGAAGGTGTAGGTGGTCTGACCGTGGGTCAGGGTGTACTGGCCTTCGGGCAGGGCGGGGATCTCACACTCGGCGTGGAGGAGGCCGCAGTCGGCGGTGCAGCTGCCGTCGATGGCGCTGGTGTCGAGGTAGGAGCCCTCGGAGGTGAGCGTGATGGTGTTGGTGGCGGTGTCGACGGCCAGCTCGCAGGAGGCCTGGGGTTGGGAGGAGCAGCTTGAGGAGAGGCAGACCGGGAGCTCGACGCGCACATCGATCGGGGCGTCTGCTTCGAGGGGGGCGTCGTCTTGGAAACTGGAGCGGTTGAGGCAGACGTCGCCTTCATCCTCGAAGGTCACGAGGGTGGGTTCGGGGTCGTCGCCGCAGGCGGCGAGCAGGGAGATGGCGAGCGTGAGGGGGAGCCAGAAGTTGGGGTTACCCGTCATGGTGCGTCTCCAGGAAGAGCGTCATCAAAAGGCCCAGGGGCGGTGGGGAAGGCCCCGCGGGTAGATTTAAAGCAAGAGCTATGCCGAGGTGCGCTCGGATGCAAAAAAGCCCGCGACCTGTGGGGAGGTCGCGGGCTTTTTCAGTTAGGCCAACCTGATGGTCAGAAACGAACGTGTCAGGCGGTCTTGGGCTGCAAAAAGCGGTCGGCGATGAAGATGCCGATGAGCATGGCCGGCACGAAGATAAACGCCGAGGTGACGCCGGCGGCAGCGCCGGTGAGGGCGGGGCCGGGGCAGAAGCCGCCGAGGCCCCAGCCGATGCCGAAGAGGGCACCGCCGACGATCAGGCGTTTGTCGAGATCCTTGCGAGTCGGCAGGTAGAAGCGCGGGCTGAAGAAGGGGCGGTCGCGCTTGCTGATGATGGGGAAGGTGATGGCGTAGACCAAGACCGCGCCGCCCATCACAAAGGCCAGGGAGGGGTCCCAGTTTCCGAAAAGGTCGAGGAAAGCGATGACCTTTTCGGGGCGAGTCATCTCGGCGACACCCAGGCCGATGGCGAAGATGAAGCCCGAGAGGGCGATAGCGAGGTGTCGAATCATCCGAAGACTCCCAGTCCGAGGGTGCGGGTGATGAAGACGGTCAGAAAACCGGCGGTCATAAAGGAGAGGGTGGCAACGAGCGAGCGGGCCGAGAAGCGAGAGAGGCCGCAGACGCCGTGGCCGCTGGTGCAGCCGTTACCGACGCGGGTGCCCACGCCGACGATCAGTCCGGCGGCGACGAGCCATCCGGCGCTCAGGTTAACTTCGGAGCTGACAAGTTGCGGGGCGAAGAGGGCCAGCAAGATGCCACCCAGAACCATGCCGCCGACGAAGAGGGCCTGCCAGGGCAGGGGGCCCATGCGTTCGGAGTCTTTGTTAAAGAGCCCGGCGAGGATGCCGCTGATGCCGGCGATGCGGCCCTCGGTGGCCAGAAGAAGGGTTGCGGCCAGGCCGATGAGCGCACCGCCCAGGGCGGCGGTGACGGGAGTGAACAGCGTTTCCATGAATCAGACCTCCTCGAGGGTCAGGTCGGCATCCGGCGTGGAGGCCGGGCGGAAGACGTTGACGGGGATGCGCAGGTAGCGCTTCTCGTTGTCTTCGGGTTGGGGAAGCGAGCCGGCGTCGATGTTGACCTGCAGGCTCTGCAGGAGGAGCTTCGGGGCGGCCAGCGTCCTGTCGCGGGAGTCGCGCATATTGACGAACTCCTCTTTGGAGCGGCCCTCGGGAAGCTGCACGTTGCTGGCTTTCTGCTCGGCGATGGTGCTCATGAACTTCACTTCGCGGCCGGTCGGCTGGTAGTCGTGGCCGACGAAGACGCGGGTCTCATCGGGGAGCTTGTAGAGTTTTTCGGTGATGGAGTGGTAGAGGGCCTCGCTTGATCCCCCGGGGAAGTCGCAGCGGCCGGTGCCGAAGTCGGGCATGAACATGGCGTCGCCGGTGAAGATGGCGTCGTCGATGTGGTAGGTGGCGCAGGCCGGGGTGTGACCCGGGGTGTAGATCGTCTCGATCTTCAGGGAGCCCGCCTCAAGGACTTCGCCTTCTTCGAGGAGCACATCGAACTGGCTGCCGTCGGTGGGGAAGTCATCGGGGAGGTTGAAGACCTTTTTGAAGAGCGTCTGCACCTCGGTGATGCGGGCGCCGATGGCCAGGCGAGCTTTGGGGAAGTGCACCTTGACGTGCTGGGCGCCGGAGAGGTGGTCGGCGTGAGCGTGGGTCTCCAGGATGTAGTGGAGGGTGAGCTTTTGCTCTTTGAGGAAGTTGACGGCGCGGTCGGCCGACTCGGTCCACATCGCCGAGGCGTGGGGCTCGTAGTCGAGCACGGGATCGATGAGCACCGCGTCGCGGGTCTCGGGATCGTAGACGACGTAGGTCAGGGTGTTGGTGCGAGAATCGTAGAAAGGCTGAGTTTTGATGGTCATGCGAAACCTCCGAGTTGGGTGTTTTCGCCGTCGAGGCGTTGTCGGCGTAGTATGTTTGCCAGATGCGTGCCAACACTATCAAAAATTGAGGATCTGGCGAGTTCACGGGGTGATACGCCCTTCGGCGTTGGAAAGTGAAGGGGGGAGAGGGGTTTTTTGTTCCACTATTGTTTCGAAATTGTTTAAATGTTGAAACGAAACGTGGTGCAACGCATGCAACGTGAATGAAACTCGTTCGAACAGGCAGTTGAGGAGATGATGATAAAGCGGCCGCAGCGTCGGGGAAGGAACTTTTTCGGGATGATCAGCGGGGCGCCTCAGATGGAGGAGCTCTTCGGGTTGTTGGAGCGGGTGGCGCGGGCGGATGTGAGCGTGCTGGTGCGCGGAGAGACGGGCACGGGCAAGGAGCTTGTAGCAAGGGCGATTCACGAGCTCTCGCCGCGTCAGGGAAAGGCGTTTCGGGCGGTGAACTGCGCGAGTTTTAACTCGGAGCTGCTGGCCAGCGAGCTCTTCGGGCATGTGCGGGGGGCGTTTACCGGGGCGGTTAAAGATCGGCGAGGGCTCTTTGCGCTGGCCGACGGGGGGAGCGTGTTTCTCGATGAGATCGCCGAGATTCCGCTGGAGGTGCAGGCCCGGCTGCTGCGGGTGCTTCAGGAGCAGCGCTTCGTGCCGGTGGGGGGAACCGATGCGGTGAAGGTGGATGTGCGGCTGATCTCGGCGACGAATAAGGCGTTGCGTCGGGAGGTGGAGCAGGGGAGGTTTCGCGAGGACCTGATGTACCGGGTGCGGGTGGTGCCGATCTTTTTGCCGCCGCTGGTGGAGCGTCAGGGCGATATTGAGCTTCTGGTGTGGCATTTCATCGAGGAGTTCAACGCGCGGGAGGGGATGCCCCGGCGCATTGAGGGGTTGAGCGAGGAGGCGTTTGAGGCGCTGCAGAGTTACGGGTGGCCGGGCAATGTGCGGGAGCTGCGCAATGTGATCGAGTACGCCTTTGTGGTGGGGGAGGGAGAGGTGTTGGCGTACGGGGATCTTCCGCCGGAGCTGCGCGGGGAGGGCCCGGTGGACAGTCGGGAGCTGGAGCGCGGTGGAGGGGAGAGCGGGCGCAGTGAGCGCCAGGAGATCGTGGCGGCGCTGCGGGCGGCCGGAGGCAGCCGCGAGGATGCAGCGAGCGCGCTGGGGATCAGCCGCACCACGTTGTGGCGCCGGATGAAGGAGTACGGGATCGAGGATTGAGCGTGGTGCAGCGAGCTCAGAGCTCGTCGGATTCTTCGTACTCGACCGGGGGGGGAGAGTCCTCGGGGGTGTTCTCCTCGTAGGGCTGGCCCCAGGGGTCGTAGAAGCGCCGGCGTTTTTTGGTGGGCTCTTCGGCGCTTTGCTCGGATTGGGCGCCGGGGGATGAGGTGGTGGCGCAGGCGCCCAGGGTGGGGATGGCGATGAGGAGGGCCAGGGGGAGGAGGATGGCGAGGGAGGTGCGGGGCGCGCGGTACATCGGCAGGCCTGAGGGGAGAGGATGTTTAGGGGATCAGGGAAGGGGTCAGGGGCCTTCGAGGGGCTCGACCTCCATGGGGTCATCGGGGTCGGGCTCGGGTTCTTGCTCGGCGGGGTCTTCGTCGACGCCGGGTTCGGGCACACCCTCCCAGGGGTCGGTGTAGGGAGGGGGAGGTGGTGCGGGCTCGTCGTCGGCGCTGGAGGTGGAGGCGCAGGCGCCTGCGGTGACAAGAAACAGGCCGGCTACGAAGATATTTCGAAGATCGTGATCGCGGTGCATATGCGCGCTCCGGGAGAGAGGAGAGGGTGAGCGCGTAGAACGTGGGGACGAGGCGTTGAAGGGGCAAGTTATGGATGGCGAGTGGAGGGATGCGGTGGGGTATGGGGCTGACCGTAGGTTGGCTCGGGGGCAGTGTTTATGCGGGTGAGGGGTGACCGTGGGTCAGGGGAAGAGGGGGAGTTATGGTGGGGAGTGAGGCTGACCGTGGGTTGGCTCAGGTGCAGTGATGATGCGGGGGAGTGATGACCGTGGGTCGAGGTTTGGCGTGACCGTGGGACGAGGTTTGGTGTGACCGTGGGTCGAGGTTTTTTGTGACCGTGGGTCGTCTCAGGTGCAGCGTTTATGCGGGTGAGAGATGACCGTGGGACGAGGTTTTTTGTGACCGTGGGTCGAGTTTTTTGTGACCGTGGGTCGTCTCGGGTGCAGTGATGATGCGGGTGAGAGATGACCCAGGGTCAGGGGAGGAGGGGGCGTTATGGGGTCTGGGCGGGCCGGGTGAATTCCTGAGGGGGGGAGGTGTGGCCGAGCCAGTAGTGGTGTTCGGTGGTGGTGAGGGTGAAGCGGCCGGTGGGGGTGGCCTCGGTGGTGTCGTCGAGGCGGTAGGGGGCGTCGGTGGGGTGGGGTTGGTGGAGCTGGGAGTCGACGTGGTGTTCGGTGAGGCGATTG is part of the Lujinxingia vulgaris genome and harbors:
- a CDS encoding YeeE/YedE family protein, with product METLFTPVTAALGGALIGLAATLLLATEGRIAGISGILAGLFNKDSERMGPLPWQALFVGGMVLGGILLALFAPQLVSSEVNLSAGWLVAAGLIVGVGTRVGNGCTSGHGVCGLSRFSARSLVATLSFMTAGFLTVFITRTLGLGVFG
- a CDS encoding DUF6691 family protein, with product MIRHLAIALSGFIFAIGLGVAEMTRPEKVIAFLDLFGNWDPSLAFVMGGAVLVYAITFPIISKRDRPFFSPRFYLPTRKDLDKRLIVGGALFGIGWGLGGFCPGPALTGAAAGVTSAFIFVPAMLIGIFIADRFLQPKTA
- a CDS encoding sigma-54 interaction domain-containing protein, whose amino-acid sequence is MMIKRPQRRGRNFFGMISGAPQMEELFGLLERVARADVSVLVRGETGTGKELVARAIHELSPRQGKAFRAVNCASFNSELLASELFGHVRGAFTGAVKDRRGLFALADGGSVFLDEIAEIPLEVQARLLRVLQEQRFVPVGGTDAVKVDVRLISATNKALRREVEQGRFREDLMYRVRVVPIFLPPLVERQGDIELLVWHFIEEFNAREGMPRRIEGLSEEAFEALQSYGWPGNVRELRNVIEYAFVVGEGEVLAYGDLPPELRGEGPVDSRELERGGGESGRSERQEIVAALRAAGGSREDAASALGISRTTLWRRMKEYGIED
- a CDS encoding MBL fold metallo-hydrolase encodes the protein MTIKTQPFYDSRTNTLTYVVYDPETRDAVLIDPVLDYEPHASAMWTESADRAVNFLKEQKLTLHYILETHAHADHLSGAQHVKVHFPKARLAIGARITEVQTLFKKVFNLPDDFPTDGSQFDVLLEEGEVLEAGSLKIETIYTPGHTPACATYHIDDAIFTGDAMFMPDFGTGRCDFPGGSSEALYHSITEKLYKLPDETRVFVGHDYQPTGREVKFMSTIAEQKASNVQLPEGRSKEEFVNMRDSRDRTLAAPKLLLQSLQVNIDAGSLPQPEDNEKRYLRIPVNVFRPASTPDADLTLEEV